A single region of the Lycium barbarum isolate Lr01 chromosome 2, ASM1917538v2, whole genome shotgun sequence genome encodes:
- the LOC132629244 gene encoding uncharacterized protein LOC132629244 — protein sequence MSLEKSTSIDSSNKAIILDIEQKTLSNNLLLNGILCKSLVFLTLILYLVYFFLSNHPCCQSSSLLFFNIKSSKQFYYSNNKTNISHLVFGIAASSNTWGDKRWYINSWWKPNITKGYVFLDRTPNEHLPWPISSPPFRISSDNSRYGPYNKHRMPFAIRMVRVIEETFAENHGPGIRWYVMADDDTVLMIDNLVNVLSKYDHTKYYYVGMNSECIVSNFGMSFQMAFGGAGYALSYPLAQAVAKNMDTCIKRYPTLYGSDHILQACIADLGVTITLEKRFHQIDLRGDISGFLSAHPQSPFLSLHHLDLVAPIFPSMNRYDAVNHLMKAASVDQSRLLQQSTCYNNRHNWTFSVSWGYSVQIYDKIQSQSYLERPIETFGEWRKGAWPPYMFNVRGLKSNKNGNSCGHEVPNVLFFDNVEGTRLNHIVTTYVKKSPRGCGSSGNDGHSIDGVLKIRVFSPMHKLHVGDGNRRECCDIVQPIGMDSMAIKLRTCMKHEIIG from the exons ATGTCATTAGAAAAAAGTACTAGCATTGATTCCTCAAATAAGGCCATTATCCTAGATATTGAACAAAAAACTTTGTCCAACAACTTGCTCTTGAATGGAATATTATGCAAATCCCTAGTATTTTTAACCCTAATTCTATATCTAGTCTACTTTTTCTTGTCCAATCATCCATGTTGTCAATCATCATCCCTATTATTCTTCAACATCAAGTCATCAAAACAATTCTATTACTCCAATAATAAAACCAATATTAGCCACTTAGTTTTTGGAATTGCTGCCTCATCAAACACATGGGGAGACAAAAGATGGTACATAAATTCTTGGTGGAAGCCAAATATAACTAAGGGATATGTTTTCTTGGATAGAACCCCAAATGAGCACCTACCATGGCCTATTTCCTCACCTCCTTTTAGGATTTCTAGTGACAATTCGCGATATGGGCCTTACAACAAACACAGGATGCCATTCGCGATTAGAATGGTGAGAGTGATTGAGGAGACATTCGCGGAAAACCATGGCCCAGGTATCAGGTGGTACGTTATGGCTGACGATGACACTGTGCTAATGATTGACAATTTGGTCAATGTGCTTTCGAAGTATGATCACACAAAGTACTATTATGTTGGGATGAATTCAGAGTGTATTGTGAGTAATTTTGGGATGTCATTTCAAATGGCATTTGGTGGTGCTGGTTATGCTTTGAGTTATCCTTTAGCACAAGCTGTGGCTAAGAACATGGATACATGTATAAAGAGGTATCCAACTTTGTATGGAAGTGACCACATTTTACAAGCATGTATAGCTGACTTAGGAGTCACCATTACACTAGAAAAACGGTTTCATCAG atcgACTTGCGAGGCGACATATCCGGCTTCTTATCGGCTCATCCTCAATCACCATTCCTATCACTCCATCACCTTGACTTAGTAGCTCCAATTTTCCCTTCAATGAACCGTTACGACGCCGTTAACCATCTAATGAAAGCAGCAAGTGTTGATCAATCTCGACTATTGCAACAAAGTACATGTTACAACAATAGACACAATTGGACATTTTCAGTGTCATGGGGCTATTCAGTGCAAATTTATGACAAAATTCAATCACAAAGTTATCTTGAAAGGCCAATTGAGACATTTGGTGAATGGAGGAAAGGGGCGTGGCCACCTTACATGTTTAATGTAAGAGgattaaagagtaataaaaatggaaattctTGTGGTCATGAAGTTCCAAATGTTTTGTTCTTTGATAATGTGGAAGGGACTAGGTTGAATCATATTGTTACTACATATGTCAAGAAAAGTCCAAGGGGTTGTGGCTCGAGTGGCAATGATGGTCATTCTATTGATGGGGTCTTGAAAATTCGTGTGTTTTCTCCTATGCATAAGCTTCATGTAGGG GATGGTAACAGAAGAGAATGTTGTGACATTGTGCAACCTATTGGAATGGATTCGATGGCAATCAAACTTCGGACTTGTATGAAACATGAAATTATTGGctga